GCTACAGTTTGTCATAAGTAATGCAACAATCCCCATTTCTAACCACTGCGGGTCTTGGTGAACTGCATCCTGAAGCTCCTAGCGAACCAAGAGGGCCGAATCCAAACTACACATCTAAGAATTAAACAAGACCAGAAACTGCATCTAAGGTGAAAAGGTGTTGGGGCGAGCTAACCGGGGTAATGTCGCCTGTCGTTACGATGGTTAGTCCTCAAAGAGGGCTTGTGAAGTGAGGCCCTCACCTTCTGAAGGTAATTCTACCCATGATAAATCGTAGACGTAAGAAGCAGGTTGTTCTTTAGTTCCTTCTAGGACCGCCGTGCTGTCGGCGAGCAAGATCACGCGAAGAGCAGGGTCTAGTTCCTGGGTTTGTGAAAACGCAACCAACCTTTCCGCAAACCCGCGGTCAGTCACAATCTCACACTCCTTTTCCCATCTCAACTTAACCACGGCAAACGCCAAAACCGCACCAAGGTCTTGACAACTCGCACCGCGTAGAAACCCCTCACAACGCCGCATAATAGATTGAATAAACCTCACTGCCTCCACGCGTTTGGCGTTAAGCGCGCACTTCTCTTGGATCTGCTGCTGCGCCAACTCCTTCAGCATCTGCAAATCTTCTAGTGTCTTTGCGTGACGCGATCGCATTAAGATGTCTCGCCTGGCTTCCTCCAGTTTGGTATCATGCGAATACTTCGCAAGCATGGAGAACCCAGCTGTAAGAGCAgacaaataacaataaagcATGTCGGTATCGGGGAGACCCATCTGCCTACATTCCTGAAGGCGATCCTTCACACCGATTACCGCATTAGAgccctttccctccccaaGCACAACCACAAGCGGTAGGAGGTGCTGGAATTTTGCGTCGGAGAGGGTACAAGTCATCTTACCCCTAGACATGCGCAGAAAGGCTTCGAGCTCCTCCACAACGGCCGCCGTCGCGGGTTCAAGAACCGGGGATCGCCGTGTACTCCGTAGCAATCTACTGGCACCCTCATACGCACCCTGAGAAGCGTATGCCAGTGCAAGTTCTATGGAAGCCATTCGACATTCCGGGGAGTGGAAACTGTACAGTAATTTATTAAGAGAGAAAGCCAACAGAAAAAGCGGAGATAACGCCATAAAATCCAGGAGTGAGATACCATTGGGGCCGCGCACGCGCTCAACTTCTGCGGAAAGGATACTAATTTTTGCGTGCGGTGACTTTGACGCATCTAAGGCGATGCAGTTGCACAACTGGGTGCATTgatcctctttctctctgtaAGCTTCAGAAGAACCTACCGCACCATGCAGGACGCTGTTCTTCGAAGCGGCACCCCGTGCAATGACTACTTGAAGTAATTCTACCACTACCTTCCGTTGAAGAATAAGGTGCACCAAGGAGCTGCGCTCTCCACTACTCAACATTAGGTGATGCACCTTTGGTGAGGTAAGGTAGAAAGTGAACCATCACAAGGAGTTGAAAGATAGCAGCAAAGCAATACCCCAAAgtacgaaaagcaaaaaagaaaaaaagaaaaaaaacgacgaaGGGGAGTCCCTTCTCCCACCCCTTCGCCTTATCCCCCAAGAATGGAGATAGGGGTGCTGATAAATAATATAGCAGTGGGAGCGATAAACCCCAACAAGCCCCGGACACCCACCATGCAAGAGGACGGTCGAGACCAAGTTAA
This region of Trypanosoma brucei gambiense DAL972 chromosome 10, complete sequence genomic DNA includes:
- a CDS encoding T. brucei spp.-specific protein, which translates into the protein MLSSGERSSLVHLILQRKVVVELLQVVIARGAASKNSVLHGAVGSSEAYREKEDQCTQLCNCIALDASKSPHAKISILSAEVERVRGPNGISLLDFMALSPLFLLAFSLNKLLYSFHSPECRMASIELALAYASQGAYEGASRLLRSTRRSPVLEPATAAVVEELEAFLRMSRGKMTCTLSDAKFQHLLPLVVVLGEGKGSNAVIGVKDRLQECRQMGLPDTDMLYCYLSALTAGFSMLAKYSHDTKLEEARRDILMRSRHAKTLEDLQMLKELAQQQIQEKCALNAKRVEAVRFIQSIMRRCEGFLRGASCQDLGAVLAFAVVKLRWEKECEIVTDRGFAERLVAFSQTQELDPALRVILLADSTAVLEGTKEQPASYVYDLSWVELPSEGEGLTSQALFED